The sequence ATGTGGTGTTTTTGCAAAAGTAGTGTCAATTTGAGGTTCTATTTTTTGTGCTAAAATTTTCAAACTATCTATATTTTTTTGCCTTTCAAAAACCATAAATTTTTCTTTCAATGCTGCGTTTTCAGGCTTATTGATTATTTCATTGAAAATTTTTTGTTTGATGGGTTGATTCCGTTTGTCTTGTAATTGATTCAAATCCGAATTACTAAAAATTCGTCCTTGCACAATGTAAAACTGGCAGCCCGAAGAAGCTTTGCTCGGATTGACATCATCGCCTTCGCGCGCCATTGCCAAAGCGCCGCGTTTATGAAAATATTGTGGAACAAATTCGGCAGGTACAGTGTAACCCACATCGCCATTGCCCAATTCCACACCTTGTGCAGCGTGTTTGGAAGAGGGATCTCCACCTTGTACCATAAAGTCTTGAATAACACGATGAAAAAGCGTGCTATCGTAAAAATGAGATTTTACTAATTTAATAAAATTATCACGCGTTTTAGGCGTTCCGTTGTATAATTTTAATTTAATGTTTCCTACATTGGTTTGCATTAAAATAAGCGTTTCTTTTGGAGTATTTGGACGTAGCAAACTACACGAAACAGCGAAAAGACATAGTATCCATAAAAAGGGCAGGCGAAAATTATTTTTCTTCATCATAAGAGGGTATCTTAATTTTTTTTATATTTGCTTTCGTTAAACAGTTAAGAAATTAAAATAATGTTTCTGTTTTCAACTGAAAGTCGTTCACAATATTAGAAAATAATTCGTTTATCTATGAAACAAACATGTACGAAATTTTTTTTCTGTCTGGCAATTTTAGGATTTATTTTAGTTGAATTCTCTACTTCTTCTTGCTCTCAAAACACGAATTGTACTGCTGTTGTGTCAGTTACAGATACTCTTGGGCGACCCGTTTCGCAAGCAACGGTTAAATTATATGCCAATATTCCAGGTGCTGCCGTAACTTCGACTACGCTTACGGATGGTTCCGGAAAAACGAGTGTTACGTTTAAAAACCCTGCTATTTTTGATATTACCGCCACACAAGGAACTAAAACAGGAACTGGTATTATCCAGTTAAATATTGGTGAAACTACCAATACAACGGTTATCATTAAGTAAAATATCTACTTATTTTTTCTCGAAAATACGCTTCGAAAAATTATTTTTTC comes from Bacteroidia bacterium and encodes:
- a CDS encoding peptidylprolyl isomerase, with translation MLRPNTPKETLILMQTNVGNIKLKLYNGTPKTRDNFIKLVKSHFYDSTLFHRVIQDFMVQGGDPSSKHAAQGVELGNGDVGYTVPAEFVPQYFHKRGALAMAREGDDVNPSKASSGCQFYIVQGRIFSNSDLNQLQDKRNQPIKQKIFNEIINKPENAALKEKFMVFERQKNIDSLKILAQKIEPQIDTTFAKTPHSEYSLEQRKAYTTIGGAPHLDGNYTVFGEVVEGMDIVDKIAASPVDAKDRPSSDIRILKITIVKK